The region AAAGACTTAAAGACAGTTTATCAAGCTTCTACAGAAGAAGATGCTCAATTAGCTTTGACTTCATTTAATGATATTTGGGGTAAAAAATATCCTCACATTTCCCAATCTTGGACAAATAATTGGACAGAACTTGCTACATTTTTTAAATATCCAAAAGCTATTCAAACTTTAATTTATACAACAAACCCAATAGAATCACTAAATTCAAATATTAAAAGAAAGATCAAATCTAAAGGCTCCTTTCCAACAGTTGATTCAGCATTTAAACTATTATATTTAGCAACACAGGAGGTTCAAGAAAAGTGGACTAGAACTAAACTTAGAAATTGGAGTGAAATTTATCCTCAACTTAGTATATTCTTCAGTGAGATTATGGAAAAATATACTAAGTGATTTAAAGTTTACTGGTGATTTACACAGTTTACTTTACAGGCTCTTTAAAGTGGAGATTCATCCTCTGGGTGTAATTCCTAATTTATATTATCTCATTTTTTATCTGTTACACAACGTATATAATACTTCTTATTGTCATCTATTTTACGAGTAAAATTTTGTGACACAGATTGATATCCCAAAGAAATATCTTTAAAAACAATCCAATACCTAGAAGGAACCATATTAGGAAAATTCTTTGGATTAAAATAATATTTATCTATACCATCTATTATATAACCAGTATAAGGTTCATCTCTTAAAATTGTTTTATATTCAAGTTCAGTTGGTATTCTCCATTTATTATAATTTTGAATAACTAAATTTTTACAATAATTAATTGCATCATTTTTAGAATATTTATCATATCTATTATTATTGTTTTTCAATTCCCATACTAAATTTTTTATAAAATATATATCTTTTCTTTCATTTTTATAATTTTTCATTTTTAAAATTTCAGTTATATCTTTTGAATTATTTTCTCTTATTGCTAAATCATATGCAGTAAAGCCTGCTTTATTTTTTATAGTTTTATCTGCACCATTATTAATTAGTAAATCTACTACTTCTTTATTTTTAATTGAAATCATTAGAGGTGTATATCCATTACAATTCCAATTAATACTTTTTTTAGCACCATATTTTAAAAGTAATTTTGTAGCATTTAAAGTTCCATTTTTCTGCAAAGCATTATTTCTTAAAGAAAAATCAAGTGGAGAACAATAACTCTTACCTCTATCATTAACATCAAAACTATAATTTTCCAATAAGTATTTAATAATCTCTTCATTTTTATTCATTGCTGCTCGATGTAATACTCCAAAACCTCTATTCGCTCGACTCTTTAATGAAGCACCTTTATTAATTAAATATTTTACTGTTTTTAAATCTCCCCAACCTACTGCATAAAGTAATGCAGTGAAACCTAACTTATTTTTTTTATTAATATCTACACCTTTTTCTACTAAATTGACAATTTCTTCAAAATTTTGTTGATCAACTGCATTCATCAAAGGAGATCCTTTATCAAATCCATTTAATGTTGAAACTAAACATAAAAATATAATTAAATATTTAATATGACTATTCATTTTTTCCCTTTTTTTCATTTTTTTATGAAGATGATACCATCAAATATAATATAATAGAAACTGGTACTATCATAAATAAATAATATAAATACCATCCCTTATCAAATATATCATTTTCTATTTTTTCTTGTTCTAAATTAATATTTTTAACTGCATTTAACTTTTTTTCTAAATTTTGTTCTCCACTAAATTCACTTTCAAAGATTTTTGTGAATGTATAGTAACTTATATTTAACATATTTCCTGAAATCAAACCTTCAAAAAAAACTGTAACCAAATATTTATTAGTTGATTTATCTTTCAGTATTATTCTCGTTGCATTTCTATCAGTACGATCTATACATTCAATATCTTCTAATTTAAAAATCTTACTATTAATTACTATGTTATCATCAAGAAATACAATATCTTTCATAGTGAAAAAACTTTTTATATATTCAAGAAATATAAATACAATAATCAATACTAAAAAAAAGAATATAAAATAATCTTTATAACTTGATAACTTCTTCTCAAACATATCAATTGCTACAAAGATTAAGATTAATTCTATAAAAATATTTTGAATGATGAAGAAAAAATAAGAAAAATTATATTCATATTCAATTTCTAATTTATTTTTATCCATAAATAAATTATATCTAAAATATTTTAAAATTAATAACATTATTTATAATTTTATTTTTATATAAAACAGCTATTTTTATTATTTAATACCTAAGATAAAAGCATAATCTGAAGAATTGTTTCTAAAGATTTAAGCATCATTTTATACTAATCATTTGTTTATATATAAAAGTGGAAATTCTATCTCTAGAATGTGATTATGGAGTGTATTTTCTAAGTTCAGAGGTGTTATTTTCATCTGGTATCTCCTTTTCTATATAATTATTTATATTTTAAGTTATAATTTTTTTCTACTTAATTCAGTTTCTTAACAGAAGTTACGTATGGTTCAAATTTTGTTCCATATTTTAGTGTAATTGTATACCTAGGTTTGATTATTTTATTATTATAATTTCTTATTGATTGTAATGACTTAAGAAAATTACTATACTCAAGTGGAATATAAATCTCCTTTATAATTAAACCCAAAATATAAGCACTAATTCCTTTGCTAGTATGACTAACATTTATCAGTCCTCTTGTAATAATATATTTTGATTTATCTTGGTATTTAGATTTTAAAACTTCTGGATTAATATCTGCATCAATTGCAAAAAGTCTAGAATATTTATATTGTTCGTTTTTTAATTCTTCTATTGCATGTTTCAATTTTTGTTGATCTTTTTTTTCTGTAGAGTTTAGTTTTTGTATTTCTACAACCCTATTTTTTGCAAGGGCTAATGAATCTTGATATGATTTACCATCATATTCTAAAACAATAAACACTTCTTTTTGAGCACTTTCAAAAAAATGTGAACCATCACTCTTTTTAAAATCTTTATCAATATAAAAACCAAGAGTTTTTAATTTTTGTGTTGTAAGCCATAGGGCATTCTTACTGGTATAAGAAAAGTTATTTAGAGTTCTGAAATTAAGTCTTAACGAAATGGCACTGTTTTCATTTATGTTTAGATATGGAAGTTTTAACTCACGTTCTGTAAGAGATACTTCTGAACTAGGTAATCCTATTCTATTATTAAAAACTCCATATAAAATTACAATATTTGAAATGATAATAAAAGCAAAAGCTAAAATAAACAACTTGTTTGAATTAAAAAAACATCTCATGATAATACCTTTTCATCATTTTCAATAACAGATAATCGTAATTTTTTAAATACTAACAATACAATTAGTGCGGATAAGCCTATTATGAAAAAGAAAATATACTTTGGCATCCAATCCCACCACCAATCAAAAAACTTTGTGTATAAAAATATAGTAAAAAATATATTCCCAGTATTTACTACATCTACTAAGCTCTTTTTTATTCCAAACCAAATTAACAAAGCGCTCATACCAAAACCAATCAGTTGATACATTGTTTCAATATAATCTATTTGAAGATTTAAATAACTTACTATTCCCCAGTTTGATAGAATCAATACAGGAATAAAAAATATAATCATTCCAAAAACTCTATAAATAACATCAAAACCATCATAACGATGATGTTTAATAAATGAAATAAAAAATAATAAAATAGCAACTGGTAAAAAATGTTCGGGTCTTTCTCCAAACCCAATCCAATACATACCACTCCATGTTCCAATTTTTGCCGATAGAAAAGCAGAAAAACTTAAAATTGCAAATGCTAGAAGTAATCTAGCATTAATAGCGTAAGCTAATAGTAATGCAAATATTGACCATATTAATAAAGCATTTGAAGATGGAGTAATATTAAATATTTGTCCAAGCATGGAAATATTAAGTACAAAACAAACAAAACTGAGTAATCCAAATATTTTCGAAAAATAGCTTGTTTTCTCTTTTTTAGAAAGATATGTAGTTACTGTTAAAGCAAGAATTGGTGTTATTACCAATATTATTACTTGAATTGTAATAGATAATACACCCCAAAATTGATAAAAAAGAAAAAATACACTTGCAGATAAACCAAGAGCACCTAAAAACGATGCTATTTTCATCCCTAAACTTAATTGTTTTTTTTGATGATTTGAATCAATATCAAATGCTGAGATAAGCTTAGAAATAAGGCTTTTATGATAATCCTCTATATTGATATATTGTGTTTTGTCAAGAGTAAGAATATTTTCTTTTTCAAGTATTTGTAGTTCTTTTTGAAATTGGTTGATTTGGTCAACTCTTTGTTGTGCTTCAATTTTAGATTTTATATTCATTATTTGTTGTAACTCCTAAAATAGTTATTTTAATATTAAACATAACTATTTATTATTGACACATTATACAAAAATAATATATAAGATTATATAAAACTATAATATATAATCTAAAATAAATGGGAAATAGATTATAAAATATAATTCTATTAGTTTAAAATCCTAAATAATGAAAACATAATAGTATAGAGAATAGTATCAGTAATTTTTTAATAGATTGTTATTCTTTAGTATTTTAACTTTTACAACAAAATCAAGTATTCAATACAAATGGACTAACAATAAAATAATATATTAAAAAACCTATAATAGATACCATTAAAACTAACGCAAAATAGCTCCTATTTTAGTCATTTCATCTCGACAATATGATTCATCAGCTACACTTAATGGTGATAAATATTCTAAAACATACTCTAAAAATATAAATGTCATTATAGTACCAATAATTGCCACCCATAAAGAATCTGTAATATAATCTATAAAAAAAGCAATTATTAATAACCATACTAGTTCTATAGTATGAACTTTTTATTTTTCTTGATTTTTTCATTACAATCTGGGCATTGGAAACACTTGATAAAAGACCCTGAAGATGATTTATTAAAAATAATCCACTTAAGGGGAATTGACTTCTTTCCACAATTAGGACATTGTTTCATAATTTAACCTTGTAGTATAACGTTTAAAATGAGCCGATGAATTGCCCGCAAGGTAATTTATTGGCTCCTCTGATTTGTTATATGTATCTACCAGTTCTAAATTCTTCGTATGGTTCAAAATTATAAACAGTTTCTGTTTCTTCATCATATTCAGCTCGTCCAATTATAATTTTTAGATTACCATGAAACTCAGAGATTCTACCTCAGGGGTGTAATTTTGTAGCATTTTAACTAAATATATTCAATCCTTCTT is a window of Halarcobacter sp. DNA encoding:
- a CDS encoding ankyrin repeat domain-containing protein is translated as MNSHIKYLIIFLCLVSTLNGFDKGSPLMNAVDQQNFEEIVNLVEKGVDINKKNKLGFTALLYAVGWGDLKTVKYLINKGASLKSRANRGFGVLHRAAMNKNEEIIKYLLENYSFDVNDRGKSYCSPLDFSLRNNALQKNGTLNATKLLLKYGAKKSINWNCNGYTPLMISIKNKEVVDLLINNGADKTIKNKAGFTAYDLAIRENNSKDITEILKMKNYKNERKDIYFIKNLVWELKNNNNRYDKYSKNDAINYCKNLVIQNYNKWRIPTELEYKTILRDEPYTGYIIDGIDKYYFNPKNFPNMVPSRYWIVFKDISLGYQSVSQNFTRKIDDNKKYYIRCVTDKK
- a CDS encoding DUF2157 domain-containing protein; protein product: MNIKSKIEAQQRVDQINQFQKELQILEKENILTLDKTQYINIEDYHKSLISKLISAFDIDSNHQKKQLSLGMKIASFLGALGLSASVFFLFYQFWGVLSITIQVIILVITPILALTVTTYLSKKEKTSYFSKIFGLLSFVCFVLNISMLGQIFNITPSSNALLIWSIFALLLAYAINARLLLAFAILSFSAFLSAKIGTWSGMYWIGFGERPEHFLPVAILLFFISFIKHHRYDGFDVIYRVFGMIIFFIPVLILSNWGIVSYLNLQIDYIETMYQLIGFGMSALLIWFGIKKSLVDVVNTGNIFFTIFLYTKFFDWWWDWMPKYIFFFIIGLSALIVLLVFKKLRLSVIENDEKVLS
- a CDS encoding DUF4824 family protein translates to MRCFFNSNKLFILAFAFIIISNIVILYGVFNNRIGLPSSEVSLTERELKLPYLNINENSAISLRLNFRTLNNFSYTSKNALWLTTQKLKTLGFYIDKDFKKSDGSHFFESAQKEVFIVLEYDGKSYQDSLALAKNRVVEIQKLNSTEKKDQQKLKHAIEELKNEQYKYSRLFAIDADINPEVLKSKYQDKSKYIITRGLINVSHTSKGISAYILGLIIKEIYIPLEYSNFLKSLQSIRNYNNKIIKPRYTITLKYGTKFEPYVTSVKKLN